The region GTCTCTAAATCTGAAAAGTATCTCCGAGGTTTGGGATTTAGAATAGTTAGAGTAAGGCACTATGATGAGAAAGCTCTAATAGAGATCCCTTTAGATAAATTTGATGAATATAAACTTAATGAAAATAAAATCATCAAAACTTTAAGTAGTTTTGGTTATTCTAAAATCGAACTTGATAAAAAAGGATTTAAGTCAGGAAATCTTAACTTGAAAGCGGGAATTAAAAAATAATATGGACTTACAAATTTCTGGAAAAGTTGCATTAGTGACAGGATCAAATAGGGGAATAGGTAAAGCTACTGCTATTACTTTATCAAAAGAAGGAGCTGATGTAGCTCTTTTAGCTAGAAATGAAAAATTACTCTCTCAAACTAAAAATGAAATTTCTTCAATAGCTCCAAATATCAAAGTTGAATATTTTTTATGTGATACCAAAAGTAATGAGCAGGTAAAAGATACCGTAAGTAAAATAGAAAAACTTTTTGGGAAAATTGATATTTTAGTCAATTGTGCAGCAGCTCTTCCTGAAGAAAGTACTCTAGAGAATTTTCAAGATAAAAAACTTTTTGAACAAATAGAGGTAAAGGTTGCTGGATATATAAGATGCGCTCAAAATGTAGCTCCAATAATGAAAAAAAATGGATGGGGAAGAATCATTAATATTAGTGGATTAAATGCACGGTCTTCCGGGAATCTTATAGGATCTATGAGAAATATATCTGTTAGTTCTCTAACAAAAAATCTAGCAGATAATCTTGGACCTTACGGTATCAATGTAAATGTAATTCATCCTGGACTAACTTATACAGAAAGAAGTGATGATGGTATTGAAAAATTA is a window of Dehalococcoidia bacterium DNA encoding:
- a CDS encoding SDR family oxidoreductase, encoding MDLQISGKVALVTGSNRGIGKATAITLSKEGADVALLARNEKLLSQTKNEISSIAPNIKVEYFLCDTKSNEQVKDTVSKIEKLFGKIDILVNCAAALPEESTLENFQDKKLFEQIEVKVAGYIRCAQNVAPIMKKNGWGRIINISGLNARSSGNLIGSMRNISVSSLTKNLADNLGPYGINVNVIHPGLTYTERSDDGIEKLSKKNNISMDEAKEQILANNSIKKVVTAYDIANIVAFLSSPLSKAINGEPIPAGGGQKGFIYY